In Dehalococcoidia bacterium, a single window of DNA contains:
- a CDS encoding CoA transferase, producing MSKKAPLEGIRVVDFTWAWAGPQASLILALMGAEVIKVESRRRLDHSRLRSLVAGPMVGPDSSFIFNTLNLNKLSVTLNLSQPRAVEIAKAIVKVSDVVMENMRPGVMDRLGLGYEALRQVKSDIIMLSSSAVGGTGPERSYTGYAPTFAAMGGLAYITGRPGGRPAPLMGSIDLRVGSTSAFAVLAALHYRKRTGKGQYIDLSSAEAVSALMGDVFLDYSMNRRVPPRMGNRSKFMAPHGCYRSKGENQWVSIAVGSDEEWRALCETIGDKRLKEDERFADCLSRWQNQDALDAVIGEWTSAHDQHEIVETLQKAGVAAMPVYDGPSLVQDEQVKARGTLTPVEHPLMGEKMVVAPMWRLSKTPAEIRRHGPLLGQDNEYVLGELVGMSKEEIEKLAEEQVVY from the coding sequence GTGTCGAAGAAGGCGCCTCTCGAAGGCATAAGGGTAGTCGACTTCACCTGGGCGTGGGCGGGCCCGCAGGCGAGCCTCATACTTGCCCTCATGGGCGCCGAAGTGATCAAAGTGGAAAGCCGTCGCCGGCTCGACCACTCGCGCCTGCGCTCGCTCGTAGCCGGGCCGATGGTCGGCCCCGACAGTTCCTTCATCTTCAACACGCTGAACCTCAACAAGCTGAGCGTCACCCTGAACCTGAGCCAGCCCCGCGCCGTCGAGATAGCGAAGGCGATCGTGAAGGTGAGCGATGTCGTAATGGAGAACATGCGGCCGGGCGTGATGGACAGGCTGGGGCTGGGCTACGAGGCGCTGCGCCAGGTCAAGTCGGACATCATCATGCTGTCCTCGTCTGCCGTTGGAGGCACGGGACCCGAGCGGTCGTATACCGGCTACGCGCCGACTTTCGCCGCGATGGGCGGACTTGCGTACATCACCGGCCGACCGGGCGGGCGTCCCGCGCCCCTCATGGGCTCGATCGACCTCCGCGTGGGCAGCACGTCGGCTTTCGCCGTACTCGCCGCGCTCCACTATCGCAAGCGGACGGGCAAAGGACAGTACATCGACCTCTCCTCGGCGGAAGCGGTGAGCGCGCTGATGGGCGACGTGTTCCTGGACTACAGCATGAACCGGCGCGTGCCTCCGCGAATGGGCAACCGCAGCAAGTTCATGGCTCCTCACGGATGCTACCGCTCCAAGGGCGAGAACCAGTGGGTCAGCATAGCCGTCGGCAGCGACGAGGAGTGGCGGGCGCTCTGCGAGACTATCGGCGACAAGCGGTTGAAGGAAGACGAGCGCTTCGCCGACTGCCTGAGCCGCTGGCAGAACCAGGACGCGCTGGACGCCGTCATCGGCGAGTGGACGTCAGCGCACGACCAGCACGAGATCGTCGAGACGCTGCAGAAGGCGGGTGTGGCGGCCATGCCGGTCTACGACGGGCCGTCGCTGGTGCAGGACGAGCAGGTGAAAGCGCGCGGCACGCTCACGCCCGTGGAGCACCCGCTTATGGGCGAGAAGATGGTCGTCGCTCCCATGTGGCGTTTGTCGAAGACGCCGGCGGAGATCAGGCGGCACGGGCCGCTGCTGGGGCAGGACAACGAGTACGTGCTCGGCGAGCTGGTCGGGATGTCGAAAGAGGAGATCGAAAAGCTGGCCGAAGAGCAGGTGGTGTACTAG